A stretch of the Actinomycetes bacterium genome encodes the following:
- a CDS encoding ZIP family metal transporter, which yields MLEAGFWGLVGGLALVLGAVAGVVRDVPTRVIGAVMAFGAGVLISALAFELTAEAFDASGGREVVLGLLGGALTFYLGDRWLDSRGGVDRKRSGGQQAGSAAQGLVLGALLDGIPESVAIGVSLVDGGTVGVAIVAAVFLSNVPEGMSAATGLVKAGRSKRWVIGLWVTVAVISGLASLVGYAVLGDASASVVAVIQAFAAGAILTMLADTMMPEAFEDRGRSVGLFTTLGFVLAFLLSQA from the coding sequence GTGCTCGAGGCGGGGTTCTGGGGCCTGGTCGGCGGGTTGGCGCTGGTGCTCGGCGCGGTGGCCGGCGTGGTGCGTGACGTGCCCACCCGGGTGATCGGTGCCGTGATGGCGTTCGGGGCCGGCGTGCTGATCAGCGCGCTCGCCTTCGAGCTGACTGCCGAGGCCTTCGACGCATCAGGCGGGCGCGAGGTCGTGCTGGGGCTGCTCGGCGGCGCTCTGACGTTCTACCTCGGCGACCGGTGGCTGGACAGCCGCGGCGGCGTCGACCGCAAGCGCTCCGGCGGCCAGCAGGCCGGGTCGGCGGCCCAGGGCCTGGTCCTCGGCGCGCTGCTCGACGGCATCCCGGAGTCAGTGGCGATCGGCGTGTCCCTCGTCGACGGCGGCACGGTCGGGGTGGCGATCGTCGCGGCCGTCTTCCTGTCCAATGTCCCCGAAGGCATGTCGGCCGCGACCGGGCTGGTCAAGGCCGGTCGGTCGAAGCGGTGGGTGATCGGCCTGTGGGTCACGGTCGCGGTGATCTCGGGGCTGGCGTCGCTGGTCGGCTACGCCGTGCTCGGCGACGCGAGCGCCTCGGTTGTGGCGGTGATCCAGGCCTTCGCGGCCGGCGCGATCCTCACCATGCTGGCCGACACGATGATGCCGGAGGCGTTCGAGGACCGCGGCCGCTCGGTGGGGCTCTTCACGACGCTCGGCTTCGTGCTCGCGTTCCTGCTGAGCCAGGCGTGA
- a CDS encoding DUF2520 domain-containing protein translates to MTTPLGDVGSRPARLAVGVVGAGRVGSVLGAALQQAGHRVVAVSAVSDASLRRAGDLLPGVPVVAPPDVLAAAELVLLTVPDDALPALADGLVRADAVRAGQLVVHTSGRYGVTVLEPATAAGALPLALHPAMTFTGRPDDLARLPGACFGVTAPDALRPIAEALVLEMGGDPQWVDEDQRVLYHAALAGGANHLMTLVNESVDLLRRSGVGDPERMLGALLGAAMDNALRAGDAALTGPVARGDAGTVAAHLAALREVSPHTAAAYLAMARLTADRALAAGVLRTDAAGALLDVLAEGAPDR, encoded by the coding sequence GTGACCACACCCCTCGGCGACGTCGGGTCGCGCCCGGCCCGGCTCGCTGTCGGCGTCGTCGGCGCCGGCCGGGTCGGCTCGGTCCTCGGGGCTGCCCTGCAGCAGGCCGGTCATCGCGTCGTCGCCGTCTCCGCGGTGTCAGACGCGTCGCTGCGGCGGGCCGGCGACCTGCTACCCGGGGTGCCGGTGGTGGCACCTCCCGACGTCCTCGCCGCCGCCGAGCTGGTGCTCCTCACCGTCCCGGACGACGCGCTGCCCGCACTGGCCGACGGCCTGGTGCGGGCCGACGCGGTGCGCGCCGGGCAGCTCGTCGTCCACACCAGCGGGCGGTACGGCGTCACGGTGCTCGAGCCGGCCACGGCGGCCGGGGCGCTGCCGCTCGCACTGCATCCGGCGATGACCTTCACCGGCCGCCCGGACGACCTGGCGCGGCTGCCCGGTGCCTGCTTCGGCGTGACGGCGCCCGACGCGCTGCGCCCGATCGCCGAGGCGCTGGTGCTCGAGATGGGCGGCGACCCGCAGTGGGTCGACGAGGACCAGCGGGTGCTCTACCACGCGGCCCTGGCCGGGGGCGCCAACCACCTGATGACCCTGGTCAACGAGTCGGTGGACCTGCTGCGGCGCAGCGGGGTCGGCGACCCGGAGCGGATGCTCGGCGCCCTGCTGGGGGCCGCCATGGACAACGCGCTGCGCGCGGGCGACGCGGCCCTGACCGGGCCGGTCGCCCGGGGCGACGCCGGCACGGTCGCGGCACACCTGGCCGCCCTGCGCGAGGTGTCGCCGCACACGGCCGCTGCGTACCTCGCGATGGCCCGGCTCACGGCTGACCGGGCGCTCGCGGCCGGCGTGCTGCGCACCGACGCCGCAGGTGCCCTGCTCGACGTCCTCGCCGAAGGAGCGCCCGACCGATGA